One Edaphobacter flagellatus genomic region harbors:
- the alaS gene encoding alanine--tRNA ligase translates to MNYRSGSQIREDFLRFFESKGHRRVHSSSLVPANDPTLLFTNAGMNQFKDVFLGLEKREYSRATTSQKCVRAGGKHNDLENVGFTRRHHTFFEMLGNFSFGDYFKRDAIAYAWELLTSKEWFGIDPAKLYVTIFEGDESVPRDAEAYQYWLDVGVPAERIFELGAKDNFWAMGDTGPCGPCSEIYYDLGKEAGEDPSVDRPFGEDEQRYVEIWNLVFMQFDRTVTPGGSLLTPLPKPSIDTGMGLERIACVLQGVLSNFETDLFTPLINRAEQLTHHKVESDHEIDARSRASLRIIADHARAATFLISDGVLPANEGRGYVLRKIMRRGIRHGRLLGQEKPFMHEMVYAVRDEMSAAYPELKESADRVAKVVLAEEQQFARTLELGLRQMNEETLRSGAAAFRLYETFGMPLDFMTDAARDAGIPFDMEGFEKARAEEQARARASWKGGSQKTAAPVYRELAKTEFEGYSSLKVEGAKILALVKDGAGVPELKAGESGEVVLDATSFYADSGGQVGDIGWLYSDDHNTVVADVSGATKPVQGIFAHKVKARETLAVGDTVDTVVSAENRYATERNHTGTHLLHAALREVLGKHVKQAGSLNDATRLRFDFSHFTGVAEEEMQQTEDIVNQQVLKNTKVETLVDVPIDVAVNELGAMALFGEKYGDRVRVVKIGDFSTELCGGTHTGATGEIGLLKLVGEGSVSSGVRRIEAVSGTGALHEFRRGFDVARVVGSLVGASEASPADALKSRIAAQEEEMKKLRRELEQVRMKAASSSVADAASSAVEVKGVKVLAQRVDALDKSQMRNLVDELRGKLGSGVVVLGSAAEGKVSLIVGVTKDLTGKVQAGKVVGQIAALVGGKGGGRPDLAEAGGSDAGALDGALSKAASVVESFI, encoded by the coding sequence ATGAACTACAGGTCGGGAAGCCAGATTCGCGAAGATTTTCTGCGTTTTTTTGAGAGCAAAGGGCACCGCCGCGTGCACTCGTCGTCGCTCGTTCCAGCGAACGACCCAACGCTCCTGTTTACCAACGCAGGCATGAACCAGTTTAAGGATGTCTTCCTCGGGCTGGAGAAGCGCGAGTATTCGCGAGCGACGACTTCGCAGAAATGTGTGCGCGCCGGCGGTAAGCACAACGACCTGGAGAACGTCGGCTTTACGCGTCGCCACCATACCTTTTTTGAGATGCTGGGTAACTTCAGCTTTGGCGACTACTTCAAGAGGGACGCCATCGCCTACGCCTGGGAGCTGCTGACCTCGAAGGAGTGGTTCGGCATCGACCCGGCCAAGCTGTACGTCACCATCTTTGAAGGAGATGAGTCGGTCCCGCGCGATGCGGAGGCCTATCAATACTGGCTCGATGTCGGTGTTCCTGCCGAGCGCATCTTCGAGCTTGGCGCAAAAGATAATTTCTGGGCAATGGGCGATACCGGCCCATGCGGCCCTTGCAGCGAGATTTATTACGATCTCGGAAAAGAGGCGGGCGAAGATCCCTCTGTCGATCGTCCCTTCGGCGAAGACGAGCAGCGCTATGTCGAGATCTGGAACCTTGTCTTCATGCAGTTCGACCGCACGGTGACTCCTGGCGGCTCGCTGCTGACCCCGCTGCCCAAGCCTTCGATCGATACTGGCATGGGACTGGAGCGTATCGCGTGTGTGCTGCAGGGCGTGCTGTCGAACTTTGAGACAGATTTGTTCACGCCGCTCATCAACCGTGCTGAACAGCTCACGCATCATAAGGTCGAGTCCGATCATGAGATCGATGCACGCTCGCGGGCGTCGTTGCGCATCATCGCCGATCACGCTCGCGCGGCGACGTTCCTGATCTCTGATGGCGTGCTTCCTGCCAACGAAGGCCGCGGCTATGTGCTGCGCAAGATCATGCGTCGCGGAATCCGCCACGGTCGCCTGCTCGGTCAGGAGAAGCCCTTCATGCACGAGATGGTCTACGCCGTGCGTGATGAGATGAGTGCGGCCTATCCGGAGCTGAAGGAATCTGCCGATCGCGTGGCGAAGGTTGTCCTCGCAGAGGAGCAGCAGTTTGCTCGCACGCTGGAGCTTGGTCTGCGGCAGATGAACGAAGAGACGCTGCGTTCCGGTGCCGCTGCGTTCCGGCTTTACGAGACGTTCGGCATGCCGCTTGACTTCATGACGGATGCGGCACGCGACGCGGGCATTCCTTTCGATATGGAAGGCTTCGAAAAGGCCCGTGCGGAGGAGCAGGCCCGTGCACGCGCCTCGTGGAAGGGCGGTTCGCAGAAGACGGCGGCTCCCGTCTATCGCGAGCTGGCGAAGACCGAGTTTGAAGGCTATTCGTCGCTGAAGGTCGAGGGCGCAAAGATTCTTGCGCTGGTGAAGGATGGTGCTGGCGTTCCTGAGCTGAAGGCTGGGGAATCCGGTGAAGTCGTGCTCGACGCAACCAGCTTCTATGCGGATTCAGGCGGACAGGTTGGCGACATCGGCTGGCTCTACTCCGACGATCACAATACGGTGGTTGCAGACGTGAGCGGAGCGACCAAGCCGGTGCAGGGCATCTTCGCGCACAAGGTGAAGGCACGCGAGACGCTGGCTGTTGGCGATACGGTCGATACGGTTGTCAGTGCGGAGAACCGTTATGCGACGGAGCGCAACCATACGGGAACACATCTGCTGCATGCTGCGCTGCGTGAGGTTCTGGGCAAGCATGTGAAGCAGGCCGGTTCGTTGAACGACGCGACGCGCCTGCGTTTCGACTTCTCGCACTTTACTGGTGTGGCAGAAGAAGAGATGCAACAGACCGAAGACATCGTAAATCAGCAAGTGTTGAAGAACACGAAGGTGGAAACGCTGGTCGATGTGCCGATCGATGTAGCAGTCAATGAACTGGGCGCGATGGCGCTCTTCGGCGAAAAGTATGGCGACCGCGTGCGCGTGGTGAAGATCGGTGACTTCTCGACCGAGCTCTGCGGTGGCACGCACACCGGAGCGACCGGGGAGATTGGTCTACTGAAGCTGGTTGGTGAAGGCTCTGTCTCGAGCGGCGTGCGCCGCATTGAGGCTGTGAGCGGGACAGGTGCGTTGCATGAGTTCCGCCGCGGCTTCGATGTCGCCCGCGTTGTTGGTTCACTGGTTGGTGCAAGCGAAGCTTCGCCTGCGGACGCACTGAAGAGCAGGATCGCAGCGCAGGAAGAGGAGATGAAGAAGCTGCGTCGCGAGCTGGAGCAGGTGCGGATGAAGGCCGCGTCCTCTTCAGTCGCCGATGCGGCTTCGTCGGCGGTCGAGGTAAAGGGCGTGAAGGTGCTGGCGCAGCGCGTCGATGCTCTCGACAAGAGCCAGATGCGCAACCTGGTCGATGAGCTTCGCGGCAAGCTGGGTTCGGGCGTTGTGGTGCTTGGTTCGGCGGCTGAAGGTAAGGTTTCGCTGATTGTCGGCGTGACGAAGGACCTGACAGGCAAGGTGCAGGCAGGCAAAGTTGTCGGACAGATTGCTGCGCTGGTTGGCGGCAAAGGTGGCGGAAGACCGGATCTTGCCGAGGCCGGCGGAAGCGATGCGGGTGCGCTAGATGGCGCGTTGAGCAAAGCTGCTTCTGTTGTCGAGAGCTTTATCTAA
- a CDS encoding porin has protein sequence MKQEKSFFARLAQAYRDDWNPNTPSGPTPERRGYPGPLDSPPFPSSDYSIGGTPIIGAPDTQTYPLMEAINHNRSRTKIYGWFNVGFNVSTSNRGVGANSPAAYYYTPNTITADQQVLYIERLPNTVQTEHFDWGFRIAQLYGQDYRYTTSKGVLSQQLLQKNNPRGYDPVMYYIDLYFPHVAKGMNIRMGRYISLPDIEAQLAPNNYTYSHSLLYTVDPYTQTGIVASIKFSNHWLVQLGFSDGNDVAPWTSDAQPTGTACVDFTWRKGGDALYTCANSFNNGKYAYNNIQSFFETWYHKINATWHTDTETWYMYERDVPNIAGNVDNPITPEIGANGAFCKPGQLRCYAPEFAVVNYLEKQFSKTKYLSIRNEFVNDIRGQRTGFATKYTEHLVSYGHWIGSTVLFRPELRLEHSYNAKAYDNGTKTTQFIVAGDVTYHF, from the coding sequence GTGAAGCAGGAGAAAAGCTTCTTTGCCCGCCTCGCTCAGGCTTACCGCGACGACTGGAACCCCAATACGCCAAGCGGACCAACGCCGGAACGCCGTGGCTATCCTGGCCCGCTCGATTCACCCCCATTTCCTTCGAGCGACTACAGCATCGGCGGAACACCCATCATAGGCGCACCCGACACGCAGACCTATCCTCTGATGGAAGCCATCAATCACAATCGCAGCCGCACCAAGATCTATGGCTGGTTCAACGTCGGCTTCAACGTCAGCACATCGAATCGCGGCGTTGGAGCGAACTCACCCGCAGCCTACTACTACACGCCCAACACCATCACGGCAGATCAGCAGGTACTCTACATCGAGCGCCTCCCCAACACCGTCCAGACGGAACACTTCGACTGGGGCTTCCGCATCGCGCAGCTCTATGGACAGGATTATCGCTACACCACATCCAAGGGCGTCCTTTCGCAGCAGCTTCTCCAGAAGAACAATCCGCGCGGCTACGATCCCGTGATGTATTACATCGATCTCTACTTCCCGCATGTGGCCAAGGGGATGAACATCCGTATGGGCCGCTACATTTCGCTGCCCGACATCGAAGCACAGCTTGCGCCCAACAATTACACCTACTCGCATTCTCTGCTCTATACCGTCGACCCCTACACGCAGACCGGCATCGTCGCCTCCATCAAGTTTTCCAATCATTGGCTTGTCCAACTCGGATTCTCCGACGGCAACGATGTCGCACCCTGGACCTCCGATGCTCAACCCACCGGTACGGCCTGCGTCGACTTCACCTGGCGCAAAGGAGGCGATGCTCTCTACACCTGCGCCAACTCCTTCAACAACGGCAAATATGCCTACAACAATATCCAGAGCTTCTTCGAGACCTGGTATCACAAGATCAACGCCACCTGGCACACCGACACCGAAACTTGGTACATGTACGAGCGCGATGTCCCAAACATCGCGGGCAATGTAGACAACCCCATCACGCCAGAGATCGGGGCCAACGGAGCCTTCTGCAAACCCGGCCAGTTGCGTTGCTACGCGCCTGAATTCGCAGTCGTCAACTATCTTGAGAAACAGTTCAGTAAGACGAAGTACCTCTCCATCCGCAACGAGTTCGTCAACGACATACGCGGCCAGCGTACAGGCTTCGCAACCAAGTACACCGAGCATCTCGTCAGCTACGGTCACTGGATCGGCTCAACGGTCCTCTTCCGGCCAGAGCTGCGACTGGAGCACTCGTATAACGCCAAGGCTTACGACAACGGCACCAAGACCACGCAGTTTATCGTTGCCGGTGACGTCACCTATCACTTCTAA
- a CDS encoding regulatory protein RecX, giving the protein MRPVDAVEYLLGGAVMAFSRAKKKKEPLGEAALLDYAVAALARKMRTVRDLKRLMRTRVEEGDAGERAMDRVVARLKDLNYLSDTRFAADYTRLRKENEKFGRRRVQQGLIQKGVHKELIATTLAKAYDDVDEVALAREYVARKRMKRPEGDDAKKQATRVMGRLMRAGFSAGTIYKVLREWHVEVDEEALDADHGDVAEE; this is encoded by the coding sequence GTGCGACCGGTGGACGCGGTCGAATACCTACTCGGCGGCGCAGTGATGGCGTTTTCTCGGGCAAAGAAAAAGAAGGAGCCATTGGGTGAAGCGGCGTTGCTGGACTATGCCGTTGCTGCCCTGGCTCGCAAGATGCGCACCGTGCGCGATCTGAAGCGCTTGATGCGGACGCGCGTCGAGGAGGGCGATGCAGGTGAGCGCGCGATGGATCGCGTCGTCGCGCGACTGAAAGATCTGAACTACCTGAGCGATACACGCTTTGCGGCAGATTACACGCGGCTACGCAAGGAGAACGAAAAGTTTGGCCGCAGGCGCGTGCAGCAGGGTCTTATCCAAAAGGGAGTTCATAAGGAGCTGATTGCAACGACGCTGGCCAAGGCTTACGACGATGTGGATGAAGTTGCGCTGGCGCGGGAGTATGTCGCACGCAAGCGAATGAAGCGTCCTGAAGGTGACGATGCGAAGAAGCAGGCGACACGTGTGATGGGCAGGCTGATGCGCGCCGGTTTTTCAGCGGGGACGATCTACAAGGTTTTGCGTGAATGGCACGTCGAGGTAGACGAAGAGGCGCTGGATGCCGACCACGGCGATGTTGCCGAAGAATAA
- a CDS encoding TonB-dependent receptor, giving the protein MMTRVARLFLILFGFMLLVPDRLNAQGITATITGVISDSTGGVLSGARVTARRLETNEDRVATTTANGEFNIPLLQPGRYRVTVELASFKTYQQEFTLAINQKAEINAVLEVGSQTDKVTVTAEAPPIQTEDSSVGLVIDSATITNTPLNGRLNITGLMALAPGIQNAGSQDSIPVYGITPSVGGASAFGSAGFSIDGATNTSAFLQRGYGEYPPLDGIREFKTMTTGSPAEFAQPTQVIVVTRGGGNQYHGMLLAFNRNRVTAAKNYFAGSSPLPKYNRNEFGGNFSGPISIPHLYDGRDRSFFFFNYEGFRRRQASTLSSQMPTARERNGDFSEFSDAIIDPLTQTPFPGNQIPASRLNSVSLALQNALFPLPNKAGTSTNLVENVPLAEDVDRFSFRLDHRISSKDSVFASYIAGLFGPNPSLGATSKFGGMAGIGERNMNTIVGWTHIFSPTLLTQFIGSYNHVPIYRTPQNVKTDFASIIPGLGPQPLEGAPQLTISNITSVAEQGSKDLDQTFQLTFIVTKVLHNHSVKTGFSFLRSNHWNQAVLSPQRGAFNFNGQYTRSKVSGAQNLGAAYADFILGYPTQTQKANPPASTIRFLQPQYAAFIQDDWRVTPRLTLNMGIRYDLQWQESNPYGLNSMFVPSLKQIVVFAKQMPAAALPSVIASVPVVLAPNVGLPSDIWSYLGQDTNNVAPRFGFAYSVTPKTVVRGAFGIYYNLFPTLDSGNPVFTGLPFYSVQTYSQTSSTVPAITMSNPFPGSGTVATNPVAATEKSPVTPYQEQWNLAVERQLPWNFGLRVGYVGSRSLKQNNYHGGGNVNPDLNAFVPVAGAVQPNRPIQPFSNIYWYDAPIFSMNSNAAQVGLHKQYSNGFTLNAEYQYIRVLGTENFQNSLHTNDSYGNIGTIRPHQLQLSYAYELPFGKNKLFFGSTSGFANTFISGWSISGITTFQSGSPFSVTKASSQLGGISSRAFRNNGVPLYPGSKTLGAWFNTAAFVNPATNPSQDFLYGNSAYNMLWGPRYQNWDTAVSKTTRLHENINLQIRVDAFNVFNHPTFNNPAANVSNAKTVGTITATNGASRTLQLGGKLTF; this is encoded by the coding sequence ATGATGACCCGCGTTGCCAGACTTTTCCTCATCCTCTTCGGCTTCATGCTCCTTGTTCCCGATCGTCTGAATGCTCAAGGCATCACGGCAACCATTACCGGTGTCATCAGCGACTCGACCGGCGGTGTTCTCTCCGGCGCTCGTGTGACTGCCCGGAGGCTCGAGACGAACGAAGATCGCGTCGCGACAACGACTGCCAACGGCGAGTTCAATATTCCTCTTCTGCAGCCGGGCCGGTATCGCGTCACGGTAGAGCTGGCATCTTTCAAAACCTACCAGCAGGAGTTCACGCTTGCGATCAACCAGAAGGCCGAGATTAACGCCGTACTGGAAGTCGGATCGCAAACCGACAAGGTGACCGTCACGGCAGAGGCTCCCCCGATCCAGACCGAAGACTCTTCGGTAGGCCTGGTCATTGATAGTGCCACCATCACCAATACGCCGCTCAACGGTCGCCTGAATATCACCGGACTGATGGCGCTGGCGCCCGGCATTCAAAACGCGGGATCGCAGGACTCCATCCCGGTCTATGGCATTACCCCGTCAGTTGGCGGGGCCTCCGCGTTTGGATCGGCAGGTTTCTCCATCGACGGTGCGACCAACACCAGCGCCTTTCTGCAGCGCGGTTACGGCGAGTATCCACCACTCGACGGTATTCGTGAGTTCAAGACCATGACGACCGGATCTCCGGCGGAGTTCGCGCAACCCACGCAGGTTATCGTCGTCACCCGCGGCGGCGGCAACCAGTATCATGGCATGCTGCTCGCGTTCAATCGCAACCGTGTCACTGCGGCGAAGAACTATTTCGCCGGCTCAAGCCCTTTGCCGAAATACAATCGCAACGAGTTCGGCGGCAACTTCTCCGGACCCATCTCGATCCCGCATCTCTATGACGGACGTGACCGCTCGTTCTTCTTCTTCAACTATGAGGGTTTCCGGCGACGCCAAGCCTCGACCCTCTCAAGCCAGATGCCAACGGCGCGTGAACGGAATGGCGATTTCTCCGAGTTCTCCGATGCCATCATCGACCCGCTCACGCAAACGCCATTTCCGGGAAACCAAATTCCCGCATCACGCCTGAACTCTGTTTCGCTTGCGCTGCAGAATGCTCTCTTTCCCCTACCGAACAAAGCTGGAACCTCAACGAACCTGGTTGAGAATGTCCCGCTTGCTGAAGACGTTGACCGATTCAGCTTCCGGCTAGACCACCGCATCTCATCTAAAGACAGCGTCTTCGCCAGCTACATTGCAGGTCTATTCGGTCCCAATCCCTCCCTCGGAGCGACCAGTAAATTCGGCGGAATGGCCGGCATCGGCGAACGCAATATGAACACTATCGTGGGATGGACGCATATCTTCTCTCCCACGCTTCTTACGCAATTCATCGGCTCGTATAACCACGTTCCCATCTACCGAACACCACAGAACGTCAAGACAGATTTCGCCTCGATCATTCCGGGACTCGGCCCTCAACCACTTGAAGGCGCTCCACAACTCACGATCTCAAACATTACCTCAGTTGCAGAGCAGGGCTCTAAGGACCTCGATCAGACCTTCCAGCTCACCTTCATCGTCACGAAGGTACTGCATAATCACAGCGTCAAGACCGGTTTTTCCTTCCTGCGTTCGAACCACTGGAACCAGGCCGTCCTCTCGCCGCAACGTGGCGCATTCAACTTCAACGGGCAGTACACACGCTCCAAGGTCTCGGGCGCACAAAATCTAGGTGCGGCCTACGCAGATTTCATCCTCGGCTATCCTACGCAAACACAGAAGGCCAACCCTCCTGCCTCGACAATTCGCTTCCTGCAACCGCAATATGCCGCCTTCATTCAGGACGACTGGCGTGTCACTCCACGGCTCACATTGAACATGGGCATCCGCTATGACCTTCAATGGCAGGAGTCGAATCCCTATGGGCTGAATTCGATGTTCGTCCCGTCACTTAAGCAGATCGTCGTCTTCGCTAAGCAGATGCCTGCGGCCGCACTGCCTTCGGTCATTGCTTCAGTACCTGTAGTGCTGGCTCCCAATGTTGGACTGCCATCGGATATCTGGAGCTACCTCGGCCAAGACACCAATAATGTCGCGCCTCGTTTCGGCTTCGCCTACTCTGTCACACCAAAGACGGTTGTTCGCGGCGCCTTCGGCATCTACTACAACCTCTTCCCCACGCTTGATTCCGGCAACCCTGTCTTCACGGGCCTGCCTTTCTATTCCGTGCAGACTTACTCGCAAACTTCGTCGACAGTGCCAGCTATTACGATGAGCAATCCCTTCCCCGGCTCTGGAACCGTCGCAACCAACCCCGTAGCCGCGACGGAGAAGTCTCCCGTTACCCCGTACCAGGAACAGTGGAATCTTGCTGTCGAACGCCAGCTGCCGTGGAACTTCGGGCTTCGGGTCGGCTACGTGGGATCACGCTCGCTCAAGCAGAACAACTACCATGGCGGCGGCAACGTCAATCCCGATTTGAACGCTTTTGTGCCGGTTGCTGGCGCTGTACAGCCGAACAGGCCGATTCAACCCTTCTCCAATATCTATTGGTATGACGCTCCCATCTTCAGCATGAATTCGAATGCTGCGCAGGTGGGTTTGCACAAGCAGTATTCCAACGGATTCACACTCAATGCCGAGTATCAGTACATCCGGGTTCTTGGCACAGAAAACTTTCAGAACTCGCTGCATACGAATGATTCTTACGGCAATATAGGCACCATTCGTCCTCACCAGCTGCAACTGAGCTACGCGTATGAGCTTCCCTTCGGCAAGAACAAACTCTTTTTCGGCTCCACGAGTGGATTTGCCAACACGTTTATTAGCGGATGGTCGATCTCCGGGATTACGACCTTTCAGTCCGGAAGCCCCTTCTCGGTTACAAAAGCTTCGAGTCAACTGGGGGGAATATCGAGCCGCGCCTTCCGCAACAATGGGGTTCCACTTTATCCAGGAAGCAAGACTCTCGGCGCATGGTTTAACACGGCAGCCTTCGTGAATCCGGCGACGAATCCTTCGCAGGATTTTCTATATGGGAACTCCGCTTACAACATGCTGTGGGGACCGCGTTATCAGAACTGGGATACTGCTGTCTCAAAAACAACAAGGCTACATGAAAATATCAACCTGCAGATTCGCGTCGATGCGTTCAACGTCTTCAATCATCCGACCTTCAATAATCCGGCAGCCAATGTATCCAACGCCAAGACGGTTGGAACAATCACGGCAACCAATGGAGCGTCGCGTACACTGCAGCTGGGCGGTAAATTGACTTTTTAG
- a CDS encoding outer membrane lipoprotein-sorting protein has protein sequence MKLSPKLLGGLSAAIFAVLSVSPALANDDPAGFGRLDPTPPAGVSIPDIIKKIGERESEFSRARDNYIFRQTVKVNTISEETGKPDGEYLQVTDIVFDKSGKREEHVVFAPQNTLERVIMTPADFEEIEHRLPFILTTEDMPQYDITYLGRQKVDDLDTYVFSAGPKTLEKGKHYFEGKVWVDQQDFQIVLVNGKTVPQDMRRGHEDLQPPFTTYYEQVDGKYWFPTYTKAEGILHFPAANGSLTQDVHMRNVVRYTDYKRFRATSRIIYNGEDITNNTAPEDDKNKTQQPPPARPK, from the coding sequence ATGAAACTCTCCCCTAAGCTCTTGGGCGGTCTTTCCGCTGCCATTTTTGCAGTTTTATCTGTCTCGCCCGCCCTGGCTAACGACGACCCCGCAGGCTTCGGCCGTCTCGATCCCACGCCTCCAGCCGGCGTCTCCATACCCGACATCATCAAAAAGATCGGCGAGCGCGAGAGCGAATTCAGCCGCGCACGCGATAACTACATCTTCCGTCAGACCGTGAAGGTCAACACCATCTCTGAAGAAACCGGCAAGCCTGACGGCGAATATCTGCAGGTTACCGACATCGTCTTCGACAAGAGCGGCAAGCGCGAAGAGCACGTCGTCTTTGCTCCACAAAACACCCTCGAACGCGTCATCATGACGCCCGCTGACTTCGAGGAGATCGAGCACCGTCTCCCTTTCATCCTCACCACCGAAGACATGCCGCAGTACGACATCACCTACCTCGGCCGCCAAAAAGTCGATGACCTCGACACGTATGTCTTCTCGGCCGGGCCAAAGACTCTCGAAAAGGGCAAGCACTACTTCGAAGGCAAGGTCTGGGTCGATCAGCAGGACTTCCAGATCGTCCTCGTGAACGGCAAAACTGTCCCGCAGGACATGCGCCGCGGCCACGAAGACCTGCAGCCGCCCTTCACCACATACTATGAGCAGGTGGACGGCAAGTACTGGTTCCCCACCTACACCAAGGCCGAGGGCATTCTGCACTTCCCCGCAGCCAACGGCTCCCTGACTCAGGACGTCCACATGCGGAACGTCGTTCGCTACACCGACTACAAGCGGTTCCGCGCTACCAGCCGCATCATCTACAACGGCGAAGACATCACCAACAACACCGCACCCGAGGACGACAAGAACAAAACCCAGCAGCCACCGCCTGCCAGGCCCAAGTAA
- a CDS encoding dipeptidyl-peptidase 5, protein MKIGTGRIGTGAIAIALLLGVGLQCGHASAVTDQDESGSAAGRRPMTFADLQKIKRLGDPHISPGGKWVMFSAVDVDLKANTKTSHLWVVSIGGGGERQITSTQDGETNGRFSPDGRHVLFIANDGGASQIFLADWNETDGAIGASHPLTHVSTEADGAVWSPDSQRILFVSRVYPECSDETSWADEDACNKRRDDAAAKSQVKAMVFDHLLYRHWNNYVGPKRSHVLVVSAADGSAVRDLTPRRDIGDAEAPVFSLGGPLGYAWAPDSHEIAYVTNLDPTPAASTNNDVFTLKLDDASAKPVRVSTSPGGDDAPAYSPDGRWLAFRSQARAGYESDRFRLMVIDRTASTAEPRELLPKFDRWVDEFTWAPNSKTIYFASGEMGDENILSVGVDLPEATAIASKAEYGELEVSRDGRTIVSSMMTVRSPSAISIIPLNGEGRGGAPVVRLTHMNDAVLRQLELPKMESFMFPGAENTTVQGFLIRPPGFDAKKKYPVKFLIHGGPQGAWGNMWSYRWNPELMAASGYVVVMVNPRGSTGYGQSFIDGVNGDWGGKPYIDLMKGMDYVEKNYSFVDKTRECALGASYGGYMANWILTHTIRFACIVTHDGMFNPQSAYGTTEELWFNEWEFRAPGDKEPGQPWRYSERPVANDPFRKWSPMLSITNARTPTLVIHGQRDYRLDVSEGFQLFTALQRFGVPSRMLYFPDEGHWVLKPQNSERWYEEVGDWCDRWTRSNTYSAAQ, encoded by the coding sequence ATGAAAATCGGGACTGGGAGAATCGGGACTGGCGCGATAGCCATAGCACTTCTGCTTGGAGTTGGTCTGCAATGTGGCCACGCCTCTGCCGTGACCGACCAGGATGAGAGCGGCAGCGCTGCCGGACGCAGGCCGATGACCTTCGCCGATCTGCAGAAGATCAAGCGGCTGGGAGATCCACATATCTCCCCGGGCGGTAAATGGGTGATGTTCTCGGCGGTGGATGTCGACCTGAAGGCGAACACGAAGACATCGCATCTTTGGGTGGTGTCGATTGGCGGCGGCGGGGAGCGGCAGATCACCTCGACGCAGGACGGCGAGACGAATGGAAGATTTTCGCCGGACGGCAGGCACGTGCTGTTTATTGCAAATGACGGCGGCGCATCGCAGATTTTTCTCGCAGATTGGAACGAGACGGATGGAGCGATCGGTGCATCGCATCCGTTGACACATGTGAGTACGGAGGCGGATGGAGCAGTATGGTCGCCGGATTCGCAGCGTATTCTGTTTGTCTCACGTGTCTACCCCGAGTGCAGCGATGAGACTTCGTGGGCCGATGAAGATGCCTGCAACAAACGGAGAGACGATGCTGCGGCGAAGAGCCAGGTGAAGGCGATGGTCTTCGACCATCTGCTCTACAGGCATTGGAACAATTATGTGGGGCCGAAGCGGAGTCATGTGCTGGTGGTGAGTGCTGCCGATGGCAGCGCGGTGCGTGACCTGACTCCGCGGAGAGATATCGGCGATGCGGAGGCTCCGGTATTTTCGTTAGGCGGCCCGCTGGGTTATGCGTGGGCTCCTGATTCGCATGAGATTGCGTATGTGACGAATCTCGATCCAACGCCGGCGGCGAGCACGAACAACGATGTTTTTACGCTGAAGCTGGACGATGCCAGCGCCAAGCCGGTGCGTGTTTCGACGAGCCCTGGCGGCGATGATGCCCCGGCGTATTCGCCGGATGGGAGATGGCTGGCGTTTCGTTCGCAGGCACGTGCGGGGTACGAGAGCGACCGCTTCAGGCTGATGGTGATTGACCGCACTGCAAGCACGGCGGAGCCGAGGGAGTTGCTGCCGAAGTTCGATCGCTGGGTGGACGAGTTTACGTGGGCGCCGAATTCGAAGACGATTTATTTCGCCAGTGGAGAGATGGGAGACGAGAACATTCTCTCGGTTGGCGTCGATCTGCCAGAGGCAACGGCGATTGCCAGCAAGGCGGAGTATGGTGAGTTGGAAGTGTCGCGTGATGGAAGAACGATCGTCAGCTCGATGATGACGGTTCGGAGCCCGTCAGCGATCTCGATCATTCCACTGAATGGAGAGGGGCGCGGTGGCGCTCCGGTGGTCCGCCTGACGCACATGAATGATGCTGTGCTGCGCCAGCTGGAGCTGCCGAAGATGGAGAGCTTCATGTTTCCGGGCGCCGAGAATACGACGGTGCAGGGATTTCTGATTCGCCCGCCGGGGTTCGACGCGAAGAAAAAGTATCCGGTGAAGTTTTTGATCCACGGAGGCCCGCAGGGAGCGTGGGGTAATATGTGGAGCTATCGCTGGAACCCGGAGCTGATGGCGGCTTCAGGGTATGTGGTGGTGATGGTGAATCCGCGTGGGTCGACGGGGTATGGTCAGTCCTTCATTGATGGAGTGAATGGCGATTGGGGAGGCAAGCCCTATATTGACCTGATGAAGGGAATGGACTATGTCGAGAAGAATTACAGCTTCGTCGACAAGACACGCGAGTGCGCGTTGGGCGCGAGCTACGGCGGCTATATGGCGAACTGGATCCTGACGCACACGATTCGATTTGCCTGCATCGTGACACACGATGGAATGTTCAATCCGCAGTCGGCCTATGGAACGACGGAAGAGCTCTGGTTCAACGAATGGGAGTTCCGCGCTCCGGGAGATAAGGAACCGGGACAGCCGTGGAGATACTCTGAACGGCCAGTTGCGAACGATCCCTTCCGCAAATGGTCGCCGATGCTTTCGATTACGAACGCGCGGACGCCGACGCTGGTGATTCATGGACAGCGCGATTACAGGCTGGATGTCAGCGAAGGGTTCCAGCTGTTTACGGCGCTGCAGCGCTTCGGCGTGCCGTCGCGGATGCTCTATTTTCCGGATGAAGGTCACTGGGTGTTGAAGCCTCAGAATTCTGAGCGCTGGTATGAGGAGGTCGGCGACTGGTGCGACCGGTGGACGCGGTCGAATACCTACTCGGCGGCGCAGTGA